One window of the Granulicella arctica genome contains the following:
- a CDS encoding TonB-dependent receptor, which produces MSRCFIGKLFLASIFAFVFGSAVTLPAFSQTFRGGINGTVNDRTGAAIANASVTATQTETGVAHSSTSSSGGEFLFQDLPLGSYSVTVSFPGFSTVKTDKIAVSAGVIYTLPVKLEISTSSTTIEVDAAAIALDTTSTVQNTVLDAKTVEDIPLNGRDFTQMIALSPGYGGYSGGGFGSLNGTRANQVNWQIDGVDNNDLWHNIPAVNQGGVSGIAGIILPIDAVDQFSAQTQAGPEGGRNPGGTVNLTLRAGTNQLHGTVYYFNRNELFGAKSPFSDTKQKVRNYNTGFSVGGPFIKDKLFGFLTFEHQRFVIGESGTATEPSVGWQNQAKALLATKGIAVNPVMQNVLNTLWGTNVLAQDTVGTVNNFHSSDPEFGYSWNGLAKVDYTLSAKDTLSAHWFVGQGNQVAPAGSQLLAYYEVAPIHVHNIAIVENHVVSSTITNQILAGVNYFNQVFDDNQTNQNVQSLGFITGATFPNAPNITITGFDPVGQTPPEGRNDITGHLTDQLSWVKGKHQMRFGGEYRQAQLDEFYHRHATGSFTFNGSQVVAGATGRVNALADFLAGQTSAASITIGDPERQVFVNTWFLNAGDSWQVSPKLNVNYGVRYDYEGPLHNEYQNMSVFRPALTASNGLAFQGVQTSSLYPQYYKNISPRLGFSYSPDSNTVLRGSYGWFADTPNLNPFLDNRPGNQAPNGVEGNPGGPTPVYSVAAANGGNNTTIQQGVPIFPSSVGYPCSASSTCGVFSVVSNFRPSYNENYTFNLEHTLNGKVIAQIGYVGSSARHLLSLLDINQAKPGIYSATAATATAPAESADFYRQRTRPYYGQYAQYGNINQISSIGTANYNSLQAQLRINNYHGVTAQAVYTWSHNLDEVSQYRGTLPQDSTNFKGDYGNSDYDTRNNFTTFLSYEVPGSQHLALLSRGWQVNGLLNFHGGQPFQIFAGTDNSGTNEGLDRVSQISKAKTGINGQSANATWIDLSNFVLPAAGTFGNLRRNQYFGPGFSDVDFSVFKNTKINERLTIQLRAELFNLFNRNNFAAPSISFAALANGQFDSKNGSATLNDTIGDANGAPGIGSGEPFNAQFGGKIIF; this is translated from the coding sequence ATGTCACGTTGCTTCATCGGAAAGCTTTTCCTTGCTAGTATCTTTGCGTTTGTCTTCGGATCTGCTGTCACGCTTCCCGCATTTTCACAGACGTTCCGTGGTGGTATCAACGGAACCGTGAATGATCGTACCGGTGCGGCAATTGCCAATGCGAGCGTAACCGCCACACAAACAGAGACGGGCGTTGCGCACAGCAGCACCAGTTCGAGCGGCGGAGAGTTTCTGTTTCAGGATCTCCCACTTGGCAGTTATAGCGTGACTGTTTCATTCCCTGGGTTCTCAACAGTGAAGACGGACAAGATCGCGGTATCGGCCGGCGTTATTTACACGCTGCCAGTGAAGCTTGAAATTTCTACTTCTTCAACAACCATTGAAGTGGATGCAGCTGCGATTGCACTGGATACCACAAGCACCGTGCAAAACACTGTACTTGATGCGAAGACGGTTGAGGACATTCCACTTAACGGCCGTGACTTTACGCAGATGATCGCTCTTTCGCCTGGCTATGGCGGCTACAGCGGTGGCGGTTTCGGTTCGCTCAATGGCACACGCGCCAACCAGGTGAACTGGCAGATCGATGGCGTGGACAATAATGACTTATGGCATAACATTCCCGCCGTCAACCAGGGCGGCGTCTCCGGCATTGCCGGCATTATTCTTCCGATCGACGCGGTGGATCAGTTCTCAGCACAGACACAGGCCGGTCCTGAGGGTGGTCGTAACCCGGGCGGCACGGTCAACCTGACTCTGCGCGCAGGTACCAACCAACTTCACGGAACGGTTTACTACTTCAATCGCAACGAGCTCTTCGGCGCGAAGAGCCCCTTCTCAGACACCAAGCAGAAGGTTCGCAACTACAACACTGGATTCTCAGTTGGCGGTCCATTCATCAAGGACAAGCTCTTCGGCTTTCTTACCTTCGAGCATCAGCGCTTCGTCATCGGCGAGTCCGGTACGGCAACTGAGCCCTCGGTTGGTTGGCAAAACCAGGCGAAGGCGCTGCTTGCCACCAAAGGTATTGCGGTAAATCCTGTTATGCAGAATGTGTTGAACACTCTTTGGGGAACCAACGTGCTCGCGCAGGATACGGTCGGCACGGTCAACAATTTTCATTCCAGCGATCCCGAATTCGGCTACAGCTGGAATGGTCTAGCCAAGGTCGACTACACGCTCTCTGCCAAGGACACGCTCTCCGCTCATTGGTTTGTTGGTCAAGGCAACCAAGTAGCGCCTGCGGGCTCGCAACTGCTGGCCTACTACGAAGTCGCACCTATCCATGTGCACAATATCGCGATCGTGGAGAACCACGTTGTTTCCTCCACGATCACCAACCAGATATTGGCAGGCGTCAACTACTTCAACCAGGTCTTCGACGACAACCAGACCAATCAGAATGTTCAGAGCCTGGGTTTTATAACCGGTGCAACGTTCCCCAACGCTCCGAACATTACTATTACCGGCTTTGATCCGGTGGGCCAAACGCCACCTGAGGGCCGCAACGATATTACGGGCCACCTCACCGACCAGCTCTCGTGGGTGAAAGGCAAGCACCAGATGCGCTTCGGCGGCGAGTACCGGCAGGCTCAACTCGACGAGTTCTACCATCGTCATGCAACCGGCTCTTTTACCTTCAACGGCAGCCAGGTTGTTGCTGGCGCAACCGGACGCGTCAACGCACTCGCTGATTTCCTTGCCGGCCAGACCTCTGCTGCCAGCATTACCATCGGTGACCCTGAACGACAGGTGTTCGTCAACACGTGGTTCCTGAACGCAGGCGACTCGTGGCAGGTTAGCCCAAAGTTGAACGTCAATTACGGTGTCCGGTATGACTATGAAGGCCCACTCCACAACGAATACCAGAACATGTCCGTCTTTCGCCCCGCGCTGACGGCCAGCAACGGTCTGGCCTTCCAGGGAGTCCAGACCAGCTCGCTCTATCCCCAGTACTACAAGAACATCAGCCCGCGTCTTGGTTTCAGCTACTCGCCTGACTCAAACACCGTCTTGCGTGGCAGCTATGGCTGGTTCGCTGATACTCCCAATCTTAATCCTTTCCTTGATAACCGTCCCGGCAACCAGGCGCCTAACGGGGTTGAGGGCAATCCTGGCGGACCGACACCTGTCTATTCCGTGGCTGCCGCAAATGGCGGTAATAACACCACCATTCAACAGGGTGTTCCCATCTTTCCATCGTCGGTTGGCTATCCCTGCTCGGCGAGTTCAACCTGCGGCGTGTTCTCGGTCGTATCTAACTTTCGCCCCTCTTATAACGAAAATTACACCTTCAACCTGGAACATACACTCAACGGCAAGGTCATCGCGCAGATTGGTTATGTTGGATCCTCTGCGCGCCACCTATTGAGCTTGCTCGACATCAACCAGGCGAAGCCGGGCATCTATTCTGCCACTGCGGCAACCGCGACTGCACCCGCTGAGTCTGCTGACTTCTATCGGCAGCGGACGCGACCGTACTATGGTCAGTACGCTCAGTATGGCAATATCAACCAGATCTCGAGCATTGGGACCGCAAACTACAATTCACTTCAGGCGCAACTCCGAATCAACAATTACCACGGCGTCACTGCGCAGGCTGTCTATACTTGGTCACACAACCTCGATGAAGTCTCCCAGTATCGCGGCACACTGCCGCAGGACAGCACCAACTTCAAGGGAGACTACGGTAACTCGGACTATGACACCCGCAACAACTTCACGACGTTTCTAAGCTATGAGGTTCCGGGGTCACAGCATCTAGCGCTACTCTCGCGCGGCTGGCAGGTGAATGGGCTTCTCAACTTCCACGGTGGGCAGCCCTTCCAGATATTTGCCGGCACCGATAACAGCGGCACGAATGAAGGCTTAGACCGAGTCAGCCAAATCTCGAAGGCAAAAACCGGTATCAACGGCCAAAGCGCCAACGCCACTTGGATTGACCTTAGCAACTTCGTTCTTCCGGCCGCTGGAACCTTCGGCAACCTACGTCGCAATCAGTACTTTGGACCCGGGTTTTCGGATGTCGACTTCTCGGTTTTCAAGAACACGAAGATCAACGAAAGATTGACGATCCAACTAAGAGCTGAGCTCTTCAACCTCTTCAACCGTAACAACTTCGCTGCGCCGAGCATCAGCTTTGCCGCTCTAGCTAACGGCCAATTTGATAGTAAGAATGGAAGTGCAACGCTCAACGACACGATTGGCGATGCCAACGGCGCTCCCGGAATTGGATCTGGCGAACCGTTCAATGCGCAGTTCGGGGGCAAGATCATCTTCTAA
- a CDS encoding DUF4339 domain-containing protein, which produces MRYHVSRNGQMYGPYTLEDLQHYVRSGNVLLTDLAKNEAMLEWIPVEQILGSVGTGNYSAVPPIYSPNTAPPATKQLYPDPPNLSWVLVLLFSILTCGLFMVIWDIVIAAWIKRVQPNSQGLLYYIAGAVLLFINSGASFGLFYAFHHHHSYGHHPFAGVLGVAAWIIRIVALFMMKASLEEHFNGPDPIGLRLSGVMTFLFGGLYLQYHLSRINEVKYALRFRRVAI; this is translated from the coding sequence ATGCGCTATCACGTCTCACGCAACGGCCAGATGTATGGCCCCTATACCCTCGAAGATCTTCAGCACTACGTGCGTTCCGGCAATGTCCTCCTGACCGATCTCGCGAAGAACGAAGCGATGCTGGAGTGGATCCCCGTCGAGCAGATTTTAGGAAGTGTCGGTACCGGCAACTACAGTGCCGTACCGCCCATATATTCACCGAATACTGCGCCTCCCGCAACAAAGCAGCTTTACCCGGACCCACCTAACCTCTCCTGGGTCCTCGTCCTGCTCTTCAGCATCCTTACCTGCGGCCTCTTCATGGTCATCTGGGATATCGTGATCGCCGCATGGATCAAGCGCGTTCAGCCAAACAGCCAGGGACTTCTCTACTACATCGCAGGAGCTGTCCTGCTCTTCATTAACTCTGGCGCCTCGTTCGGCCTCTTCTACGCCTTCCATCACCACCACTCCTACGGCCACCATCCCTTCGCCGGCGTCCTTGGAGTCGCCGCCTGGATCATTCGGATCGTAGCTCTCTTCATGATGAAAGCGTCGCTCGAAGAGCACTTCAACGGACCAGACCCGATCGGCCTCCGCCTCAGCGGCGTCATGACCTTCCTGTTCGGCGGCCTCTATCTGCAGTACCACCTCAGCCGCATCAACGAGGTCAAGTACGCTCTACGCTTCCGGCGAGTCGCCATTTGA
- a CDS encoding DUF2752 domain-containing protein, with the protein MKWTRRILAGGAPVSLLIGAFVLLRFPPAQYTFYPRCPVQTYLHLQCPGCGATRALAALLHCHFADALRLNTLFVLLLPFLIAFAALCCYRAWTSDRFRFPELPHSFTYGLLAITAIFTVIRNLAA; encoded by the coding sequence TTGAAATGGACCCGCCGCATTCTCGCAGGAGGCGCCCCGGTTAGCTTACTAATCGGAGCCTTCGTCCTCCTGCGCTTCCCTCCAGCGCAGTACACGTTCTATCCACGATGCCCTGTTCAGACGTATCTGCACCTGCAATGCCCGGGCTGCGGAGCGACACGCGCCCTTGCCGCCCTTCTTCACTGCCACTTTGCGGATGCGCTGCGCCTCAACACGCTCTTCGTCCTGCTTCTGCCGTTCCTGATCGCCTTCGCCGCACTCTGTTGCTATCGAGCATGGACGTCCGATCGCTTCCGCTTCCCCGAACTTCCACACTCGTTCACCTACGGCCTCCTAGCAATCACAGCCATCTTCACCGTCATCCGCAACCTGGCCGCATAA
- a CDS encoding bactofilin family protein: MWKPNQPGTTPSTPEPVRPSTPATPSFEATPTRPATAGTAASAAPSGDQATIGKSLVIKGELSGSESLYIDGKVEGAITLPGNRVTVGRNGQVAANIIAREVVVLGKVRGNVQASDRVDIRSEGSLTGDVIAARISIEDGAFFKGGIDIRKPGAADAKGTPAPAAEPVAVTA, from the coding sequence ATGTGGAAACCAAATCAGCCCGGAACCACCCCTTCTACCCCGGAGCCGGTTCGTCCGTCTACCCCGGCGACCCCGAGCTTTGAGGCAACCCCGACCCGTCCGGCGACGGCGGGTACCGCTGCTTCAGCAGCACCGAGCGGCGACCAGGCAACGATCGGCAAGTCGCTTGTGATTAAAGGCGAACTTTCCGGTTCAGAGTCCTTGTACATCGACGGCAAGGTTGAAGGTGCGATTACGCTGCCTGGCAATCGCGTCACGGTTGGCCGTAACGGCCAGGTCGCGGCGAACATCATTGCCCGTGAGGTTGTTGTGCTGGGTAAGGTTCGCGGCAATGTACAGGCTAGCGATCGTGTCGACATTCGCAGCGAAGGCTCGCTGACGGGTGATGTCATTGCGGCGCGCATTTCGATCGAAGATGGAGCGTTCTTCAAGGGCGGCATCGATATCCGCAAGCCGGGTGCTGCTGACGCCAAGGGTACGCCTGCTCCCGCTGCTGAGCCAGTTGCCGTAACCGCGTAG
- a CDS encoding YqaE/Pmp3 family membrane protein has protein sequence MRLIIAFFFPWLTFFTIGRPFAGVICLILQVTLIGWLPATIWAVYALSQYKTDQKINRAVHHLR, from the coding sequence ATGAGACTCATCATTGCCTTCTTCTTTCCCTGGCTGACCTTCTTCACCATCGGCCGCCCCTTCGCCGGCGTCATCTGCCTCATCCTCCAGGTCACGCTCATCGGCTGGCTTCCCGCCACCATCTGGGCCGTCTACGCGCTCAGCCAGTACAAGACCGACCAGAAGATCAACCGAGCCGTCCACCACCTTCGATAG
- a CDS encoding formylmethanofuran dehydrogenase subunit E family protein — MQSFDELLHEAEIAHGHLCAGQILGVRMAMLGCQRLGIDEPKGKDRKRLVTFIEIDRCATDAIAVVTGCRLGKRALKFRDWGKMAATFLDLQTDRAIRIAALESSKQRARDLYPHIEQKNEQQMLAYRELPEADLFSEQWVQVPLHAREMPGYKSARITCASCGEGINYERETLRDGQTLCQGCAFPQSRYYQPSKT, encoded by the coding sequence ATGCAGTCCTTCGACGAACTCCTCCACGAGGCCGAGATCGCCCACGGTCATCTCTGCGCCGGTCAGATTCTCGGTGTTCGCATGGCCATGCTCGGCTGCCAGCGCCTCGGCATCGATGAGCCTAAAGGCAAAGACCGCAAGCGCCTCGTCACCTTCATCGAAATTGACCGCTGCGCCACCGATGCGATCGCCGTCGTCACTGGCTGCCGCCTCGGCAAACGCGCCCTCAAATTCCGCGACTGGGGCAAGATGGCCGCCACCTTCCTCGATCTCCAGACCGATCGCGCCATCCGCATCGCCGCTCTCGAATCGTCCAAGCAGCGCGCCCGCGACCTCTACCCGCACATTGAGCAGAAGAACGAACAGCAGATGCTCGCCTACCGCGAACTCCCCGAAGCCGACCTCTTCAGTGAACAGTGGGTCCAGGTTCCGCTCCACGCCCGTGAGATGCCCGGCTACAAATCCGCCCGCATCACCTGCGCTTCTTGCGGTGAAGGCATCAACTACGAGCGCGAGACCCTCCGCGACGGCCAAACCCTCTGCCAGGGCTGCGCCTTCCCCCAGAGCCGCTACTACCAACCCAGCAAAACCTAA
- a CDS encoding YeiH family protein: MTISTELPDLRREYPAHGPASETSADPKEPVTFLGLLPGIALLFVVGYAGKFVEQFITRYGKAHHYVLPNIEYVLWAILFGVLIANTVGLPRIFRAGVATYEFWLKAGIILLGARFILGDILKLGGISLILVAVAFTLSILFMTYLGKAFKLSPKLTTLLAVGSSVCGVSAIIAMSGAIEADEEDSSTAIAAILALGAISLFAFPLIGHALHMGDHAYGLWTGLAVDNTAEATAAGALYSDTAGKFAVLAKTCRNALIGFVVLGYALHWASKGQGTVVANKAAFLWQKFPKFVLGFLLISTLATFGVFNKPQLTALGNLSRWAFLLTFAGVGLRTNLRDLGKQGIRPFLVGAVGEIAIAAITLGLVLGADHFYHL, from the coding sequence ATGACCATCTCGACCGAACTCCCCGATCTCCGCCGCGAGTACCCGGCACACGGCCCCGCCTCCGAGACCAGCGCTGATCCAAAGGAGCCCGTAACCTTTCTCGGCCTGCTCCCCGGCATCGCCCTCCTCTTCGTCGTCGGCTATGCTGGCAAGTTCGTCGAGCAGTTCATCACGCGCTACGGCAAGGCTCACCACTACGTCCTGCCGAACATCGAATACGTCCTCTGGGCCATCCTCTTCGGCGTCCTCATCGCCAATACTGTGGGCCTCCCGCGTATCTTCCGCGCCGGTGTCGCCACCTATGAGTTCTGGCTCAAGGCAGGCATCATCCTGCTCGGCGCACGCTTCATCCTCGGCGACATCCTCAAACTCGGCGGCATCTCACTCATCCTCGTCGCCGTAGCCTTCACCCTCTCCATCCTCTTCATGACCTACCTCGGCAAAGCGTTCAAGCTCAGCCCAAAGCTCACCACACTCCTCGCCGTCGGGTCATCCGTCTGCGGCGTCTCCGCCATCATCGCCATGTCCGGCGCCATCGAAGCCGACGAGGAAGACTCCTCCACCGCCATCGCCGCTATCCTCGCCCTCGGAGCGATCTCCCTCTTCGCCTTCCCGCTCATCGGCCACGCCCTCCACATGGGCGACCACGCCTACGGCCTCTGGACCGGACTCGCCGTCGATAACACCGCGGAGGCCACCGCCGCCGGAGCCCTCTACTCGGACACCGCAGGCAAGTTCGCCGTCCTCGCCAAGACCTGCCGCAACGCCCTCATCGGCTTCGTCGTCCTCGGGTACGCGCTCCACTGGGCCAGCAAAGGACAGGGCACCGTCGTCGCCAACAAGGCCGCCTTCCTCTGGCAGAAGTTCCCCAAGTTCGTCCTCGGCTTCCTGCTCATCTCGACGCTCGCTACCTTCGGCGTCTTCAACAAGCCACAACTCACCGCGCTAGGCAATCTTTCCCGCTGGGCCTTCCTGCTCACCTTCGCTGGCGTAGGCCTCCGCACCAACCTCCGCGACCTCGGCAAACAAGGCATCCGCCCCTTCCTCGTAGGCGCCGTAGGCGAAATCGCCATAGCCGCCATCACCCTAGGCCTGGTCCTAGGAGCCGACCACTTCTACCACCTCTAA
- a CDS encoding M16 family metallopeptidase: MMRFTVGLLAVVGMGAIAVAQLPPAEKTFAVYQLPEAKQVKLPNGLTVLLLEKHELPLVSAELMLRSGSVADPMGKEGLGAVTADLLRKGTATRSAEQVSADMDFIGLVYSARTTLDYTSASVDFLKKDTDAAMGLLAEVVLHPSFPEDEVKKLVAQRQDGLRSAKDNPQAVLGAYFMKALYGAHPYGRPAGGDEVSVGTITRADVAASYAKNFTPGNAVLAIAGDFDGAAMEGKVKALFGEWKGAAPAPVVVPAMKPMTGKRVVLIDKPDATQTYFSIGNVGLADNSPDRAPVEVVNTLFGGRFTSMFNDELRIKSGYSYGANSSFQLLKAPGAFRMTTFTKNATTGPAIDKSFEVLARLHAHPFKEEDLTSSKNYLRGTFPPSLETTPSLAHELALLSVEGLSRKDFNAELAAEQGTSLVEANHVIDADFPADNYVMVIIGKASEIGALAPKYGAVTSKKIGDAGY, translated from the coding sequence ATGATGCGGTTTACAGTTGGACTCTTGGCAGTGGTTGGGATGGGTGCGATTGCTGTGGCGCAGTTACCTCCTGCGGAAAAGACGTTTGCGGTGTACCAGCTGCCTGAGGCGAAGCAGGTGAAGCTACCGAATGGGCTAACGGTGCTGCTGCTTGAGAAGCATGAACTGCCGCTGGTGAGTGCGGAGTTGATGCTGCGGTCGGGCTCGGTTGCGGACCCGATGGGGAAGGAAGGGCTTGGGGCGGTGACGGCGGACCTGTTGCGGAAGGGTACTGCGACGCGTTCGGCAGAGCAGGTGTCGGCAGATATGGACTTCATTGGGCTGGTGTACTCGGCGCGGACAACGCTGGACTATACGAGTGCTTCGGTTGATTTTTTGAAGAAGGATACGGACGCAGCCATGGGGCTGCTGGCAGAGGTGGTGCTGCATCCGTCGTTTCCTGAGGACGAGGTGAAGAAGCTGGTGGCGCAGCGGCAGGATGGATTACGGAGTGCGAAGGATAATCCGCAGGCGGTGCTGGGAGCTTACTTTATGAAGGCGCTGTACGGTGCGCATCCGTACGGACGGCCTGCGGGTGGCGATGAGGTGAGCGTCGGGACGATTACGCGGGCGGATGTGGCGGCGAGTTACGCGAAGAACTTTACGCCGGGGAACGCGGTGCTTGCCATTGCCGGAGACTTTGACGGCGCGGCGATGGAGGGGAAGGTCAAGGCGCTGTTTGGGGAATGGAAGGGTGCGGCTCCTGCTCCTGTGGTGGTGCCGGCGATGAAGCCGATGACGGGGAAGCGGGTAGTGCTGATCGACAAACCGGATGCGACGCAGACGTACTTCTCGATTGGCAATGTAGGGTTGGCGGATAACTCGCCGGACCGTGCTCCGGTGGAGGTAGTGAATACGCTGTTTGGTGGCCGGTTTACGTCGATGTTCAACGATGAGTTGCGGATCAAGTCGGGGTACAGCTATGGGGCTAATTCGAGCTTCCAGTTGCTGAAGGCTCCGGGTGCGTTTCGGATGACGACGTTTACGAAGAATGCGACGACGGGACCGGCGATCGACAAGAGCTTTGAGGTTTTGGCGCGGCTGCATGCACACCCGTTCAAGGAGGAGGATCTGACCTCTTCGAAGAACTATCTGCGCGGGACGTTTCCGCCTTCGCTAGAGACGACGCCTTCGCTTGCGCATGAGTTGGCACTGCTGTCGGTTGAGGGGCTGAGCCGGAAGGACTTCAACGCGGAGTTGGCGGCAGAGCAGGGGACGAGTCTGGTTGAGGCGAACCATGTGATCGATGCGGATTTTCCTGCGGATAACTATGTGATGGTGATTATTGGGAAGGCTAGTGAGATTGGTGCTTTGGCTCCGAAGTATGGCGCGGTGACGAGTAAGAAGATTGGTGATGCCGGGTACTGA
- a CDS encoding M16 family metallopeptidase: MNRYRFRPALFCLLSSALCLPLAGQSFAVQEHTLKNGMKVLVQEDQTIPNVAMYTFFRVGSRNEHEGITGISHFFEHMMFNGAKKYGHGEFDTKMALAGGENNAYTSNDLTVYQDWFPAPALETIFDLEADRVENLAFDPKVIASERQVVYSERRLRVDNSNPGLLNEQMEAAAFTASPYHWPVVGWPTDIEAWTMDDLKAYFAMGYSPSNATMVVVGAVKAADVFRLAEKYMETIPAHTPPPPVRTKEPAQIGERRVSVDKFAQLPLLEIGYHAVDAKSPDYYVFQLIDNLMTTGQSSRLYTSLVDKQQLAVSVNTYMSATFDPTLFHFTAQPRQGVTAETVEEAMDVEIDKLAAEGPGDKELQKAKNQAIAAHYRGLRSISGRAGQIGNYEVLFGDYHKLDGVEQEYAKVTAADVQRVMKKYLVKTNRTVAVLVPTAQAAVVAPAGEAK, encoded by the coding sequence ATGAATCGATATCGGTTTCGCCCTGCGCTCTTCTGCCTGTTGTCGTCTGCGTTGTGTCTTCCTCTTGCCGGGCAGAGCTTTGCCGTGCAGGAACATACGCTCAAGAATGGGATGAAGGTGCTGGTTCAGGAAGACCAGACGATTCCAAATGTGGCGATGTATACGTTCTTTCGCGTGGGGTCGCGAAATGAGCATGAAGGGATTACGGGGATCTCACACTTCTTTGAGCACATGATGTTCAACGGTGCGAAGAAGTATGGGCATGGCGAGTTCGACACGAAGATGGCGTTGGCGGGTGGGGAGAATAATGCGTACACGTCGAACGATTTGACGGTGTACCAGGACTGGTTTCCGGCACCGGCGCTCGAGACGATCTTCGACCTTGAGGCGGACCGGGTGGAGAACCTGGCTTTCGATCCGAAGGTGATCGCAAGTGAGCGGCAGGTGGTGTACTCGGAGCGGCGGCTGCGGGTGGATAACAGCAATCCTGGCTTGTTGAATGAGCAGATGGAGGCGGCGGCGTTTACGGCATCTCCGTATCACTGGCCGGTGGTGGGCTGGCCGACGGATATTGAAGCGTGGACGATGGACGATTTGAAGGCCTACTTCGCGATGGGTTATTCGCCTTCGAACGCGACGATGGTGGTGGTGGGCGCGGTGAAGGCGGCGGATGTGTTTCGGCTGGCAGAGAAGTATATGGAGACGATTCCGGCGCATACGCCACCGCCTCCGGTGCGGACGAAGGAGCCGGCGCAGATCGGGGAGCGGCGGGTGTCGGTGGACAAGTTTGCGCAGCTGCCGCTGCTGGAGATTGGGTACCACGCGGTGGACGCAAAGTCGCCTGACTACTATGTGTTTCAGCTAATCGACAACCTGATGACGACCGGGCAGAGCTCGCGGCTGTATACGTCGCTTGTGGACAAGCAGCAGCTTGCGGTGTCGGTGAATACGTATATGTCGGCTACGTTCGACCCGACGCTGTTCCACTTTACGGCGCAGCCCCGGCAGGGTGTGACCGCGGAGACGGTGGAAGAGGCGATGGACGTGGAGATCGACAAGCTGGCGGCTGAGGGGCCGGGCGACAAGGAGTTGCAGAAGGCGAAGAACCAGGCGATCGCGGCGCACTATCGTGGGCTGCGCTCGATCAGCGGGCGGGCAGGGCAGATCGGGAACTACGAGGTGCTGTTCGGCGATTATCACAAGCTGGATGGGGTGGAGCAGGAGTACGCGAAGGTTACGGCGGCGGATGTGCAGCGCGTGATGAAGAAGTACCTGGTGAAGACGAACCGTACGGTAGCGGTCCTTGTGCCTACGGCGCAGGCTGCGGTGGTCGCACCGGCGGGAGAGGCGAAATGA
- a CDS encoding PLP-dependent cysteine synthase family protein, translating to MMVRIAQNKSFGKRDVLGGISLEGWIVADQSRSPGAAQERIVGKLYANILETVGNTPVVRINTLAPAGVNLYVKVEAFNPLGSVKDRLALGVIEDAERTGRLKPGQTVVEATSGNTGIGLAMVCAQKGYPLVVVMAETFSVERRKLMRFLGAKVVLTPAAGRGLGMVAKAVELAEAHGWFWPQQFTNEANAEVHSRTTAREIVDDFAGERLDYFVTGFGTGGTLKGVAPVLAKERPETKIVVCEPEDAPMLTSGLAQDRNADGSAAASHPAWHPHPQQGWSPDFIAKLVGDAVDTGVVSEVLLVPNTDAMRWSRELARKEGIFVGITSGATFAAAMKVCEVAPEGSTVLCMLPDTGERYMSTPLFAEVGAEMNEEEVGISRSTPGSWLGDK from the coding sequence ATGATGGTCAGGATCGCTCAGAATAAGAGTTTTGGAAAGCGCGATGTCCTTGGTGGGATATCGTTGGAGGGCTGGATCGTTGCGGATCAAAGCCGGTCGCCAGGTGCGGCCCAGGAGCGAATTGTGGGAAAACTTTACGCCAATATTCTTGAGACGGTTGGGAATACGCCAGTGGTTCGGATCAACACGCTTGCTCCTGCGGGAGTGAACCTTTATGTAAAGGTGGAGGCGTTCAATCCGCTGGGGTCGGTGAAGGATCGGCTGGCGCTGGGCGTAATTGAAGACGCTGAGCGCACGGGGCGGCTGAAGCCGGGACAGACGGTGGTTGAGGCTACGAGCGGCAACACGGGGATCGGGCTGGCTATGGTGTGCGCGCAGAAGGGCTATCCGCTGGTGGTGGTGATGGCGGAGACGTTCAGCGTCGAGCGGCGGAAGCTGATGCGGTTTCTTGGGGCGAAGGTGGTGCTGACGCCTGCGGCCGGTCGGGGGCTTGGAATGGTGGCGAAGGCCGTCGAACTGGCGGAGGCGCATGGCTGGTTCTGGCCACAGCAGTTTACGAATGAGGCAAATGCGGAGGTGCATTCGCGGACGACGGCGCGGGAGATTGTGGACGACTTCGCGGGCGAGCGGCTGGACTATTTTGTGACTGGCTTTGGGACGGGTGGAACGCTGAAGGGCGTGGCGCCGGTGCTGGCGAAGGAACGTCCGGAGACGAAGATCGTGGTGTGCGAGCCGGAGGATGCGCCGATGCTGACGAGTGGGCTGGCGCAGGATCGGAATGCAGATGGGTCGGCGGCGGCGAGCCATCCGGCGTGGCATCCTCATCCGCAGCAGGGATGGAGCCCGGATTTTATTGCGAAGCTTGTGGGGGATGCGGTGGATACGGGCGTGGTGAGCGAGGTGCTGCTGGTGCCGAATACGGATGCGATGCGGTGGAGCCGGGAGCTGGCGCGCAAGGAGGGAATCTTCGTGGGGATCACGTCTGGGGCTACGTTTGCGGCGGCGATGAAGGTGTGTGAGGTGGCGCCGGAAGGGTCGACGGTGCTGTGCATGCTGCCAGATACGGGCGAGCGGTATATGAGCACGCCGCTGTTTGCGGAGGTGGGGGCTGAGATGAATGAGGAGGAGGTGGGAATCTCGCGGTCTACGCCGGGGAGTTGGTTGGGGGACAAATAG